Below is a window of Cytophagia bacterium CHB2 DNA.
ACCGGCACGCAGGCCACGCGCAAAATCACTGCGGCGCACAAGGAGATCAAAGTCATTGCGCTTTCGGTGATGGAAGACGGACCCCACGTCAAAGGCATGATGTCAGCCGGCGCCTCGGGCTATTTGTCCAAAGGCTGCACCGCCGATGAATTGCACGAAGCCATTCAAACCGTGATGGAAGGCAAATTCTACTTTAGCAAAGGCGTGAATGCCACGATTCAGGAAGAGTTCGTGAATATCCTGCGGAACACCCCCTCACCCAATCCCAATGACCTGAGCGGCCGCGAGCTGGAAATCTTGCGGTTCATTGCTCTGGGAGAAAACTCCAAAACCATCGCCCTCCGCTTCAACATTTCCCCAAAAACCGTTGACACCCACCGCCGCAATATCATGGAAAAGCTCAAACTCAACAGCATAGCAGATTTGACGAAGTATGCCATTCGGGAAAAGATCATTCAGGAAGGGGAGTGAGTGCTTTTAGCCACGGATAGACACGGATTGGCACGGATGAAACCAAAACACAAAATCCGTGAGAATCCGTGTTCA
It encodes the following:
- a CDS encoding response regulator transcription factor, which translates into the protein MGSFLSKPSAGETPSSMKIKILLVEDHHVIRAAFRALLESQSAVEVVGETDNGAEAIDLALKLQPQVVIMDIGLRGSEITGTQATRKITAAHKEIKVIALSVMEDGPHVKGMMSAGASGYLSKGCTADELHEAIQTVMEGKFYFSKGVNATIQEEFVNILRNTPSPNPNDLSGRELEILRFIALGENSKTIALRFNISPKTVDTHRRNIMEKLKLNSIADLTKYAIREKIIQEGE